The Desulfatibacillum aliphaticivorans DSM 15576 genome has a segment encoding these proteins:
- a CDS encoding MBL fold metallo-hydrolase, which yields MAVQLNEVDKVVITTLEDNFVDLLSMDNSEVVTRAMPIKGMVFSNSVLAEHGFASVVNTFRGEEKSSVLFDFGLSEDVAARNAQAVNCDLSDIQVACLSHGHMDHFGGMKAMAGLIGDKGLDLVLHPEAFQTSRFVMPMPELKITLPVLTRDYVKDSGFNAVESAGPMSLVSGDVLFLGQVPRVTDFEKGSPMYYEKNGEDLLDPIEDDTALVMNLKGKGLVVLTGCAHSGVINTVKHAIDVTGVSKVHCVMGGFHLSGPAGAPLIDPTIQAMKEFSPDYVIPTHCTGRNAAMAFEKEMPQAYITNMAGTVLTFSA from the coding sequence ATGGCGGTTCAATTAAATGAAGTGGATAAAGTCGTTATAACCACCCTGGAAGACAACTTTGTGGATCTGTTGTCCATGGACAACAGCGAAGTGGTCACCAGAGCCATGCCCATCAAGGGGATGGTTTTTTCCAATTCCGTGCTTGCGGAGCATGGATTTGCATCCGTGGTGAACACGTTCCGGGGGGAGGAAAAGAGCTCCGTGCTCTTTGACTTTGGACTGAGCGAAGACGTGGCGGCCAGAAACGCCCAGGCCGTCAATTGCGACCTCTCTGATATACAGGTCGCCTGTCTCTCCCACGGGCACATGGACCATTTCGGCGGCATGAAAGCCATGGCCGGGCTGATCGGCGACAAAGGCCTGGACCTGGTGCTTCATCCCGAGGCCTTTCAGACCAGCCGCTTTGTCATGCCCATGCCGGAACTCAAGATCACCCTGCCGGTGCTCACCAGGGACTATGTGAAGGACTCCGGGTTCAACGCGGTGGAAAGCGCCGGCCCCATGTCTTTGGTTTCCGGCGACGTGCTTTTTCTGGGCCAGGTTCCCAGGGTGACGGATTTTGAAAAAGGATCCCCCATGTATTACGAAAAGAACGGGGAAGACCTGCTGGATCCGATAGAAGACGATACGGCCCTGGTCATGAACCTCAAAGGCAAAGGCCTGGTGGTCCTGACCGGTTGCGCCCACTCCGGGGTGATCAACACGGTCAAACACGCCATAGACGTAACCGGCGTGAGCAAGGTGCATTGCGTCATGGGCGGATTTCATCTTTCCGGCCCGGCCGGAGCGCCTTTGATCGATCCCACCATCCAGGCCATGAAGGAATTCAGCCCGGATTATGTGATCCCGACCCATTGCACGGGCAGGAACGCAGCCATGGCATTTGAAAAGGAAATGCCCCAGGCGTACATAACCAATATGGCGGGCACCGTGCTGACTTTTTCGGCATAG
- a CDS encoding protein-tyrosine phosphatase family protein, translating into MGVIRQPHPLLDQILFGLLGPYPVAGMGEPWKSKIQDTLAALREKGVGAVLTLTEEDYLGLEYTAAGFLHLHAPIDDYEAPGRKTLELAVNFIDHCLDQGVGVAAHCLEGRGRTGTVLAAWLARKENLDGEAAIRRVRSLRPITALSPAQKQFLLDYLG; encoded by the coding sequence ATGGGAGTGATTCGCCAGCCCCATCCTTTGCTGGATCAAATCCTGTTCGGCCTTTTGGGGCCTTATCCCGTAGCGGGCATGGGCGAACCCTGGAAATCCAAAATTCAGGACACATTGGCCGCCTTGAGGGAAAAAGGCGTCGGCGCCGTACTCACCCTTACGGAGGAAGACTATCTGGGCCTGGAGTATACAGCCGCGGGATTTCTCCATCTGCACGCCCCCATTGACGATTACGAAGCCCCAGGCAGGAAAACCCTGGAACTGGCCGTGAATTTTATTGACCACTGCCTGGATCAGGGCGTGGGCGTCGCCGCCCATTGCCTGGAAGGCCGAGGCCGCACAGGAACGGTCCTGGCCGCCTGGCTGGCCCGCAAGGAAAACCTGGACGGCGAGGCCGCCATCCGGCGGGTCCGGTCCCTCCGGCCCATCACCGCCCTGTCCCCCGCGCAAAAACAATTCCTGTTGGACTATTTGGGATAA
- the murI gene encoding glutamate racemase, whose translation MIGIFDSGIGGLTVARAVMELFPHLNICYFGDTARTPYGTKSKDTVTRYAVENTRFLLDQGAKIIVVACNTASAVAVPTLRERFDVPIFEVISPAVDMALSLAKAKRIGVIGTRGTINSGIYERLIKERDPERKVFSEPCPLLVSLVEEGWLKKPETRMIVKKYLHPLKAQQIQSLILGCTHYPILKQLIARKIGKRVKIVDSSEAVSVSLKRYLDDNPRVMDGLSKGGESVFHVSDVTAQFAKTAQLILNRRVDLQHATPLEC comes from the coding sequence TTGATCGGCATATTCGACTCAGGAATCGGCGGCCTGACTGTGGCCAGGGCCGTCATGGAACTCTTTCCCCATCTTAACATCTGTTATTTCGGGGACACGGCGCGCACGCCTTACGGAACCAAAAGCAAGGATACGGTGACCCGCTACGCCGTGGAAAACACCCGCTTCCTGTTGGATCAAGGGGCCAAGATCATCGTGGTCGCCTGCAACACGGCCTCCGCCGTGGCCGTTCCCACGCTGCGGGAGCGATTCGACGTTCCGATTTTTGAGGTGATTTCTCCGGCCGTGGACATGGCCCTTTCCCTTGCCAAGGCCAAACGCATCGGCGTGATCGGCACCCGCGGGACCATCAACAGCGGCATTTACGAAAGGCTGATCAAGGAGCGCGACCCTGAACGCAAGGTTTTCAGCGAACCCTGCCCCTTGCTGGTATCCCTGGTGGAGGAGGGATGGCTCAAAAAACCGGAAACCCGCATGATTGTCAAAAAGTATCTCCACCCCCTCAAGGCGCAGCAAATCCAGTCCCTGATCCTGGGCTGCACCCACTATCCCATCCTTAAGCAACTCATCGCCCGCAAGATCGGCAAACGGGTGAAGATTGTGGACTCCTCCGAGGCCGTGAGCGTCAGCCTGAAGCGCTACCTGGACGACAACCCCCGGGTGATGGACGGCCTGTCAAAAGGGGGCGAGTCCGTGTTTCACGTTTCCGACGTCACCGCCCAGTTCGCCAAGACGGCTCAGCTCATCCTCAACAGACGGGTGGATTTGCAGCACGCCACGCCCTTGGAATGCTGA
- a CDS encoding chemotaxis protein CheW encodes MTETFVYKDVILPKRLQGIINCMADVESCREELGKLGSQWDLLTILGQMGGTRTDMTGIRMAFQDLTVELLSQLGLESLKKTVQDISAKAQVVVDIVIRNLFERTADIGFLATDDDIRDFLSEIKLFKAKDEGASHDRRKHTAAIVKRFEEYVAKYSVYFDIVLLDTEGRVVARLDEMQKVEQSKDPLIREALCTTGDYVEIFRATDLLPNAGDSLVYAYRVTQNNDAGSRALGVLALCFRFQNEMDGVFKNLKSEDDWAVITLLDKEGKVIASSDGWHVPIGATMELALDAEYRIVPFAGRQYLAKTCQTKGYEGFFGLGWLGHVMLPLDHAFDQSGDSDLKQRVEETILEAVMSDPQLFSEELRGIPIQADQIQSELERTVWNGNVCESDSSSKVLLWNISRAGSRTKAVFEESIGNLHETVVSAILGDVEFQAALGVDIMDRNLYERANDCRWWALTSAFRRLLAKPQVEAGDRRKISEILQYINGLYTVYTNLFVYDSRGRILAVSNPAEEEIVDSILSEKWVAQTLSLRNSQRYSVSPYEKTDLYNGRHTYVYGASITDLNDPSRVLGGIGIVFDSEPQFEAMLKDSLPRNNRDEISKGCLGIFADRNQTIISSTDPAHTVGEKLDIEAELFSLPNGEKTSCILEYRGQYYAVGACTSFGYREYKVSDSYRNDIIGLVFVPLAKVQEPKAGAALRREFGMDIGRARTGGEDCVEMATFYIGAKWLGVNAQCVVEAVNFQGVSAIPGAHPIVRGKMLYNNHVIPVLLIHSELRAAKPADESYSSVVVVQYMDENDKKQLIGIVVDSLGEISEIDKSRIVDSPSLFDSKGLAKSVVKPDLGSECSDMFVELNLERLIECLTEGIPDELAAEFNELNAQFQA; translated from the coding sequence ATGACGGAAACTTTTGTTTACAAAGATGTTATTCTTCCGAAAAGACTGCAGGGCATCATCAATTGTATGGCTGACGTTGAAAGCTGCCGCGAAGAACTGGGTAAGTTAGGAAGTCAATGGGATTTATTGACTATTTTGGGGCAGATGGGCGGAACCCGCACCGACATGACCGGCATTCGCATGGCATTTCAGGATCTCACCGTGGAATTGCTTAGCCAGCTCGGTCTGGAGTCGCTTAAAAAGACAGTTCAGGACATCAGCGCTAAAGCGCAGGTTGTGGTTGATATCGTCATCCGCAACTTATTTGAAAGAACGGCGGACATCGGCTTTCTGGCAACGGACGATGATATCAGGGATTTTCTAAGCGAAATCAAACTGTTTAAAGCAAAGGACGAGGGCGCCAGCCATGATCGGCGCAAGCACACCGCCGCTATTGTGAAACGCTTTGAGGAGTACGTCGCCAAATACTCCGTCTATTTTGACATCGTGCTGTTGGATACGGAAGGCCGAGTGGTCGCCCGCCTGGATGAAATGCAGAAGGTTGAGCAGTCAAAAGACCCTCTCATTCGCGAAGCCCTGTGTACAACCGGAGATTACGTGGAAATTTTTCGTGCGACGGACCTTCTTCCCAATGCCGGCGATTCACTTGTTTATGCGTACCGGGTGACGCAAAACAATGACGCGGGCTCACGGGCTCTTGGCGTGCTGGCGCTCTGCTTCCGGTTTCAAAATGAAATGGACGGCGTTTTTAAAAATTTAAAAAGCGAGGACGACTGGGCCGTCATAACGCTGTTGGACAAGGAAGGCAAGGTCATTGCTAGTTCGGATGGATGGCACGTCCCCATTGGGGCGACAATGGAATTGGCTTTGGACGCGGAATACCGCATTGTCCCTTTCGCCGGTCGTCAATATCTTGCCAAAACCTGTCAAACCAAAGGATATGAAGGATTCTTTGGGCTTGGCTGGCTGGGGCACGTCATGCTCCCCCTTGACCACGCTTTTGACCAGTCCGGCGATTCGGACCTGAAACAGCGTGTGGAAGAAACAATTCTTGAGGCCGTGATGAGCGACCCCCAGCTGTTTTCCGAGGAGCTCCGCGGCATTCCCATCCAGGCTGACCAAATACAGTCAGAGCTGGAGCGGACCGTATGGAACGGCAACGTATGCGAAAGCGACTCCTCGTCAAAAGTGCTTCTCTGGAACATATCCCGAGCCGGATCCCGCACAAAGGCGGTGTTTGAGGAGTCCATCGGAAACCTGCATGAAACCGTGGTTTCGGCCATCCTCGGCGACGTGGAGTTCCAGGCGGCCCTGGGAGTCGATATCATGGATCGCAATCTTTACGAACGGGCCAACGATTGCAGGTGGTGGGCTCTTACGTCGGCTTTTCGGCGTCTGCTCGCCAAACCCCAGGTGGAAGCCGGGGACAGAAGAAAAATATCCGAAATACTGCAGTACATCAATGGGCTCTATACCGTTTACACAAACCTCTTCGTCTACGACTCCCGCGGCAGGATCCTCGCCGTATCAAATCCGGCGGAAGAAGAAATCGTTGACTCAATTCTCAGTGAAAAATGGGTCGCACAAACCCTCTCGCTGCGCAACAGCCAGCGATACAGCGTGTCTCCTTATGAAAAAACGGATCTTTACAACGGGCGCCATACCTATGTCTACGGAGCGTCCATCACGGATCTCAATGATCCTTCCCGCGTACTGGGCGGAATCGGCATTGTCTTTGACAGCGAACCGCAGTTTGAAGCCATGCTCAAGGATTCCCTGCCCAGAAACAATAGGGACGAGATCAGCAAAGGCTGTCTCGGCATCTTCGCCGATCGCAATCAAACGATCATCAGCTCCACTGACCCGGCCCATACTGTCGGAGAAAAGCTGGACATCGAAGCTGAATTATTCTCCCTGCCTAACGGCGAAAAAACTTCCTGCATCCTAGAATACCGTGGGCAGTACTATGCGGTCGGCGCCTGCACCAGTTTCGGATACCGCGAATACAAAGTCAGCGACAGCTACCGGAACGACATCATCGGCCTGGTTTTTGTTCCCTTGGCTAAAGTTCAGGAGCCAAAAGCCGGAGCCGCGTTGAGGAGAGAGTTTGGAATGGACATTGGCCGCGCCCGAACCGGCGGGGAAGACTGCGTCGAAATGGCTACGTTTTATATTGGCGCCAAATGGCTGGGAGTCAACGCACAGTGCGTTGTAGAAGCTGTCAATTTTCAAGGCGTTTCAGCCATTCCGGGCGCCCATCCAATTGTTCGAGGCAAAATGTTGTACAATAATCATGTCATTCCGGTGCTCCTTATCCATTCCGAGCTCAGGGCCGCCAAACCCGCCGATGAATCATACTCAAGCGTTGTCGTCGTGCAATACATGGATGAAAACGACAAAAAGCAGCTTATCGGCATTGTTGTGGATTCCCTCGGCGAAATATCCGAGATAGACAAAAGCCGGATTGTGGACTCCCCCTCCTTATTTGACAGCAAGGGGCTGGCAAAGAGCGTGGTTAAGCCGGATCTCGGATCGGAATGCTCTGACATGTTCGTCGAACTCAACCTGGAGCGCTTGATAGAATGCCTCACGGAGGGCATCCCGGATGAACTGGCCGCTGAGTTTAATGAACTGAACGCTCAATTTCAGGCGTAA
- a CDS encoding TetR/AcrR family transcriptional regulator — protein sequence MPETQVPEKIKERLYPVVLDLFSSQDFHQVNMREISRRTGLSSSTLYRYYRSKETMVFAILEDKISQISDGVQEHIKGLESAREMIRKSFWITFDFYDNNPGVAVTAFITVPMRTWMQTPGYRSESTKDIITQIIEHGKARGEILSDVTVSQALDLYYMFCYRQIHKWYFHGRKWKLVDAIPRFFDLFWRAVSGD from the coding sequence ATGCCAGAAACCCAGGTTCCTGAAAAAATAAAAGAACGGCTTTATCCCGTGGTTCTGGACCTGTTTTCCTCCCAGGACTTCCATCAAGTGAATATGCGGGAAATCAGCCGCCGCACCGGGTTGAGCTCCAGCACCCTATATCGCTACTACCGGTCCAAGGAGACCATGGTCTTCGCCATTCTGGAAGACAAGATCTCCCAGATCAGCGACGGCGTGCAGGAGCATATCAAGGGATTGGAAAGCGCCCGGGAGATGATCCGGAAGAGCTTTTGGATCACCTTTGACTTTTATGATAACAATCCCGGCGTGGCCGTCACCGCGTTCATCACCGTGCCCATGCGCACCTGGATGCAGACCCCGGGGTACCGCAGCGAATCCACCAAGGATATCATCACGCAAATTATCGAACACGGAAAAGCCCGGGGTGAAATCCTGTCCGACGTCACGGTCTCCCAGGCCCTGGACCTGTATTACATGTTCTGTTACCGCCAGATCCACAAATGGTATTTTCACGGCCGCAAATGGAAGCTGGTGGACGCCATTCCCCGTTTTTTCGATTTGTTCTGGAGAGCCGTTTCCGGCGATTAG